One segment of Methanobacterium formicicum DSM 3637 DNA contains the following:
- a CDS encoding ABC transporter ATP-binding protein, translating to MNGLIKGEGLWKTYKLDSTEVHALRGLNISVDEGEFVSIMGPSGSGKSTLLNMIGGLDTPTQGDLFIDGKNISSMNDGELTRMRAENIGYIFQTFNLLPALSVRDNVGFPMRNLTGDKKMDKSSRIKRAEECIEIVGLTPRMNYLPSKLSGGERQRVAIARALVNHPKFILADEPTGNLDSEATENIINLLHQVNDEGTTVVMVTHDVDTTKNTRVMKIRDGVIEE from the coding sequence ATGAATGGTTTAATTAAGGGAGAAGGACTTTGGAAGACCTATAAATTGGACAGTACTGAGGTCCACGCCCTGAGGGGATTGAATATATCAGTTGATGAAGGTGAATTTGTATCCATAATGGGCCCATCTGGTTCTGGTAAATCAACTCTCCTCAACATGATTGGGGGTCTGGACACTCCCACCCAGGGAGATCTCTTCATTGATGGGAAGAATATATCCTCCATGAATGATGGTGAACTGACCCGGATGCGGGCAGAAAATATTGGCTACATATTCCAGACTTTCAATCTCTTACCTGCTTTAAGTGTCCGGGATAATGTTGGGTTTCCCATGAGGAACCTCACTGGTGATAAGAAGATGGATAAATCCTCCAGAATTAAAAGAGCTGAAGAATGTATTGAGATTGTAGGTCTCACACCCCGAATGAATTACCTCCCTTCCAAGCTCTCTGGAGGAGAAAGACAGCGAGTGGCAATTGCCCGGGCCCTGGTTAATCATCCTAAATTCATCCTGGCAGATGAACCAACAGGAAACCTGGACTCTGAGGCCACAGAAAACATAATCAACCTCCTGCACCAGGTAAATGATGAAGGCACCACCGTGGTCATGGTTACCCACGATGTGGATACCACCAAAAATACCAGGGTAATGAAGATCAGGGACGGAGTTATTGAAGAATAA
- a CDS encoding MFS transporter: MMVPINASIINVSLPTISVYFGVGLSTVQWVLTSYLITLLGFVLFFSRLGDFWGQERVYLAGLLGFVSTSLLCSLSPSIESLIIFRGLQGMAAAMMISVSMALVRKSFPSHMLGRALGIYAVAIAAGLALGPAIGGILSGFLGWRSIFLVNLPVGILDFIFCYTILKRSQKSTVKWDIPGTVLQFVCLFLTVYTLNMVEVASYSTATITGAMALISLVLFIYQELRSENPVLDLKLFKKKTFSAFNISLHFNYLCMYMMFFAVPFYLQKVLHLDQFTTGLVLTASPVVMMTVSPLSGMLADKFGSRVPAFLGGAVSAVALISMTQLTVNSTAGDVFIRLALLGLGAALFQSPTNRALMSQLPSEKAGVASGIIATTRNLGMVFAVCYAGLLIHLAISPELMQASQLYGAAAADLTTGLHLVVLFGALLSVGMAIISIAGLKHKKESLVKYEKVAVAKTIRAEKKLIGTISSIMLVMNRDH, from the coding sequence ATGATGGTTCCCATCAACGCCAGCATCATCAATGTATCCCTACCCACCATTTCAGTATACTTTGGAGTGGGCCTGTCTACTGTCCAGTGGGTTTTAACCAGCTATCTCATCACACTCCTGGGATTTGTACTATTTTTCTCCAGGCTGGGAGACTTCTGGGGTCAGGAAAGAGTTTACCTGGCAGGTCTACTTGGATTTGTCAGTACTTCACTGCTTTGTAGTCTATCACCCTCCATTGAATCACTCATCATTTTCCGTGGCCTGCAGGGAATGGCAGCAGCCATGATGATCAGTGTGTCCATGGCCCTGGTTAGAAAATCTTTCCCCTCCCACATGCTGGGAAGAGCTCTGGGGATATACGCAGTTGCTATAGCTGCTGGTCTAGCACTGGGTCCTGCAATTGGAGGAATATTATCTGGATTTCTGGGATGGAGATCCATATTCCTGGTGAACCTACCTGTGGGAATTCTGGACTTCATCTTCTGTTATACCATCTTAAAACGCAGCCAGAAAAGCACGGTTAAATGGGATATACCCGGAACAGTGCTGCAGTTTGTGTGCCTGTTTTTAACAGTTTACACACTGAACATGGTAGAAGTGGCCAGTTACAGTACTGCCACCATCACTGGAGCCATGGCCCTGATAAGTTTAGTGTTATTCATCTACCAGGAACTTCGAAGTGAAAACCCGGTTTTAGACCTTAAACTCTTCAAGAAGAAGACCTTCAGTGCCTTTAATATAAGTCTCCACTTTAACTACCTCTGCATGTACATGATGTTCTTTGCAGTGCCATTCTACCTGCAGAAAGTCCTCCACCTGGATCAGTTCACCACCGGTCTGGTGTTAACAGCTTCACCAGTTGTAATGATGACAGTATCACCCTTAAGTGGAATGTTAGCCGATAAATTCGGCTCTCGTGTTCCGGCTTTTCTGGGTGGTGCCGTATCAGCCGTGGCCTTAATTTCCATGACCCAGTTAACTGTGAACTCCACTGCAGGGGATGTTTTCATCAGACTGGCCCTTCTGGGACTGGGAGCAGCACTATTCCAGTCACCAACCAACCGGGCATTGATGTCCCAGTTACCATCTGAAAAGGCTGGTGTGGCATCGGGTATTATTGCCACCACCAGAAATCTGGGTATGGTCTTTGCAGTTTGCTATGCCGGGCTTTTAATTCACCTTGCAATTTCACCAGAGCTAATGCAGGCCAGTCAGCTTTACGGGGCTGCAGCAGCAGATCTCACCACTGGACTGCACTTGGTAGTATTATTTGGGGCTCTTTTAAGTGTGGGCATGGCCATAATATCAATTGCCGGGCTTAAACATAAGAAAGAATCCCTGGTTAAATATGAAAAGGTGGCAGTGGCCAAAACCATCCGCGCAGAAAAGAAACTAATAGGCACCATAAGCAGTATAATGCTGGTGATGAACAGGGATCACTAA
- a CDS encoding DEAD/DEAH box helicase — MLKNVLDTLEGNRIFRRKVEHIETLNPRKAEYGEVEDLPESIQKYLKDSQIRLYKHQVRATELIRNGENILITTPTASGKTLAFNLPIMETMARDEEATALYIYPAKALANDQLNVLKHLESSCNLKINPNIYDGDTPRNIRPWIKENSRLILTNPYMLHLIMGWNHQWTRFYKNLKYVVIDEAHHYRGVFGSNVAFLIRRLRRICNHYGSYPQFILSSATLANPDEFSRNLVGTSFQEINEDTSPSGKKHFILYNPYARWGDLSTHQETSNLFQLMVLNDLQTLCFTISRKMAELIAMWAKRELNQHNPQLVNRITAYRSGYLASERRKIENGLKTGNLVGVTCTNALELGMDIGSLDGVIISGYPGTMISTWQQAGRAGRGENESMVVMVAFENALDQYLMKHPEFLFHKSHENAVIDLHNKKITNGHLLCATKELPLTVDEFEKYFDADFDALEDLRQQGLLKETGVGLVYTGRQEPAMNISLDQISSDNFKVFHDQHLMETMDRQHAYSEAHEGAVLINQGETYTVDSFNLAKRTINVKKMDVDYHTQALKNVDVSIVKELNTREIGNFRVSFGEVKVTQDFYKYKAMIYGKTLSTHNLDLPPLKYHTRGLWFTIPGVVADSLENIFTKKDAFAGSLHGAEHALISMFPLLVLCDRFDIGGLSTNYHPETGKATIFIYDAYEGGIGLAEKAVEVMEKLVEVTRDMVKSCQCRKGCPTCIYSPKCGNDNKPLHKNGTIFLLEAILKMMKGETVDLSNEPGFELIPKSSGSFKSPAMGSEGYQEFENPENLNRKGESFYLNGNLNEAARCFQKVLEMDENNISALKYQGIILAKQEKPEKALEFFEKVLLIQSDDPETLYYQAVLFNETEQYAESKNISMKLLKARPDWDDAWSVLAIALHALGDREKAIEAYSKALELDPLNHDAAINLKDLLDS; from the coding sequence ATGCTTAAAAACGTCCTTGATACACTGGAAGGTAACCGTATCTTTCGCAGGAAAGTGGAACATATTGAAACACTCAATCCACGGAAGGCAGAGTACGGTGAAGTAGAGGACCTCCCGGAGTCAATCCAGAAATACCTCAAGGACAGCCAGATAAGACTTTACAAGCACCAGGTTAGGGCTACAGAACTCATCCGGAATGGGGAAAATATCCTCATCACCACCCCCACTGCTTCCGGGAAAACACTGGCCTTTAATCTACCCATCATGGAAACCATGGCCAGGGATGAGGAAGCCACTGCTCTTTACATCTACCCAGCCAAGGCACTGGCCAATGACCAGTTAAATGTTCTCAAACACCTGGAATCATCCTGTAACCTTAAAATCAATCCGAACATTTATGATGGTGACACTCCCCGAAATATTCGCCCCTGGATCAAGGAAAATTCACGTTTGATTTTAACCAATCCCTACATGTTACACCTTATAATGGGATGGAACCACCAGTGGACACGTTTTTACAAAAACCTCAAATATGTGGTGATTGATGAAGCCCACCATTACCGTGGTGTGTTCGGATCAAATGTGGCCTTCCTTATCCGTAGGTTAAGACGGATATGTAACCATTATGGTAGTTATCCTCAGTTCATTCTATCATCGGCTACACTGGCTAATCCTGATGAGTTCAGCCGCAACCTGGTGGGGACATCCTTCCAGGAAATTAATGAAGATACTTCCCCCAGTGGAAAGAAGCACTTCATTCTTTACAACCCTTACGCCCGGTGGGGTGATCTATCCACCCACCAGGAGACCAGTAACCTGTTCCAGTTAATGGTTTTAAATGACCTGCAAACCCTGTGTTTCACCATCAGCCGGAAAATGGCAGAACTCATAGCTATGTGGGCTAAAAGAGAATTAAATCAACATAACCCCCAGCTGGTTAACCGTATAACCGCATATCGTTCCGGTTACCTGGCCAGTGAAAGAAGGAAAATAGAAAATGGCCTTAAAACCGGTAACCTGGTGGGTGTGACCTGTACCAATGCCCTGGAACTGGGAATGGATATTGGGAGTTTGGATGGGGTTATAATCAGCGGGTACCCTGGAACCATGATCAGCACCTGGCAGCAGGCAGGAAGAGCAGGAAGGGGTGAGAACGAGTCCATGGTGGTAATGGTGGCATTTGAAAACGCACTGGACCAGTACCTTATGAAGCACCCTGAATTCCTGTTCCATAAATCCCATGAAAATGCGGTAATCGACCTGCATAATAAAAAAATCACCAATGGCCACCTCCTGTGTGCAACCAAGGAGTTACCCCTGACTGTGGATGAATTTGAAAAATACTTTGATGCTGATTTTGATGCCCTGGAGGATCTGCGCCAGCAGGGACTTCTCAAGGAAACTGGTGTGGGTCTGGTTTATACCGGACGCCAGGAACCAGCCATGAACATCAGCCTGGATCAAATATCCAGTGATAACTTCAAGGTATTCCATGACCAACACCTGATGGAGACAATGGACAGGCAGCACGCCTACAGTGAAGCTCATGAAGGAGCAGTACTCATCAACCAGGGTGAAACATACACTGTGGATAGTTTTAACCTGGCTAAAAGAACCATCAATGTTAAGAAGATGGATGTGGATTACCATACCCAGGCCCTGAAGAATGTGGATGTTTCCATTGTAAAGGAACTTAACACCAGGGAAATAGGTAACTTCAGGGTCTCTTTTGGTGAGGTGAAGGTTACCCAGGATTTCTACAAGTACAAGGCCATGATCTACGGTAAAACCCTGTCCACCCACAACCTGGACCTACCCCCATTGAAGTATCACACCCGTGGGCTGTGGTTCACCATTCCAGGAGTGGTGGCAGACAGTCTGGAGAACATATTCACCAAGAAAGATGCCTTTGCCGGTAGCCTGCACGGAGCAGAACACGCCCTCATATCCATGTTCCCCTTACTGGTACTCTGTGACCGTTTTGATATAGGTGGTTTATCCACCAATTACCATCCTGAAACAGGTAAGGCCACAATCTTCATCTATGATGCTTATGAGGGTGGTATTGGTTTGGCTGAGAAAGCGGTGGAGGTCATGGAGAAACTGGTGGAAGTCACCAGGGACATGGTTAAAAGCTGCCAGTGCCGTAAGGGCTGCCCCACATGCATTTACTCCCCTAAATGTGGTAATGATAACAAACCCCTACATAAAAATGGTACGATTTTCCTCCTGGAAGCTATTTTGAAGATGATGAAGGGTGAAACAGTTGATCTATCCAATGAACCGGGCTTTGAGCTTATACCTAAAAGTAGTGGGTCATTTAAATCACCTGCAATGGGTAGTGAGGGTTACCAGGAGTTTGAAAACCCTGAAAACTTAAACCGTAAAGGTGAATCATTTTATCTCAATGGAAATCTCAATGAAGCAGCTCGATGCTTCCAAAAGGTATTGGAAATGGATGAAAATAATATCTCTGCCCTGAAATATCAGGGAATTATCCTGGCCAAACAGGAAAAACCTGAAAAAGCACTTGAATTTTTCGAAAAAGTACTCTTAATCCAATCAGACGATCCAGAAACCCTTTATTATCAGGCAGTTTTATTTAACGAAACAGAACAATATGCGGAGAGTAAAAATATATCAATGAAACTACTTAAGGCCCGACCAGACTGGGATGATGCCTGGTCTGTCCTGGCAATTGCACTCCATGCACTGGGGGATAGGGAAAAAGCCATAGAAGCTTACAGCAAAGCACTGGAACTTGATCCACTTAACCATGATGCTGCAATAAATTTGAAAGACTTGCTGGATAGTTAA
- a CDS encoding UvrD-helicase domain-containing protein — translation MEGRLFPSWEKLERLQEPLNEGEFTFLHFLDDNLPDYWKIYWRPFYNGSNPDVVLLNPEGGLMIYKVIGDDQDSNTAEANKKQLDYYRNKLIQELVPEISEQLDEDQRRFVIFKIGIYLHNMESYPAQVLYEEYPYLTVVGYDDLDEDSLYLIVPGYDFRKDRFMNPEWAEKLEKWLNPANHRDRRTGIEFTPQQKQLTIPKPGHRRLRGAAGSGKTLVLAHRAAKLAAQNKRVLVVTYNRNLWYFIKEMINDSPYNFNWSNITFRHFHGFCKDLLNELSLTTPSRFDNIVTVLEGELKKIMENPIMSKILEKFKYDAILIDEGQDYSWEWYNFLSKFLNNRNELFLVCDEKQNIYGRELSWIDGKMENVQFRGRWSELNTIHRLPGKISKLANKFSKEFGLTSSVQFDNEQALLFNDRSSFFRWENILAKEWLINVYEAYKTFNHQMRHSKKRFKPSQIVILLPKNHMGTELVEFFDNYSIPCDHVFLTRNESRWRNKKISSITDERLKISTIHQFKGWESPNVILLIPEHWNGGHKNLDSVVYTAMTRTLQNLIVLNCNDRYRGFGDDINI, via the coding sequence TTGGAGGGAAGGTTATTTCCATCATGGGAGAAACTCGAAAGATTGCAAGAACCTTTAAATGAAGGGGAATTCACATTTCTTCATTTTTTAGATGATAACTTACCAGATTACTGGAAAATTTACTGGCGTCCTTTTTATAACGGTTCCAACCCTGATGTTGTTCTTTTGAACCCGGAAGGTGGGCTCATGATCTACAAGGTTATAGGTGATGATCAGGACAGCAACACAGCAGAGGCCAATAAAAAGCAGCTTGACTACTATCGCAACAAATTAATCCAGGAGCTGGTGCCGGAAATCAGTGAACAATTGGATGAAGACCAGAGAAGATTTGTAATATTTAAAATCGGCATATACTTGCACAATATGGAAAGTTACCCGGCACAGGTTCTCTATGAAGAGTACCCTTACCTTACAGTGGTAGGATATGATGACCTGGATGAAGATAGTCTTTATTTGATTGTCCCGGGCTATGACTTTCGAAAAGACCGGTTTATGAATCCAGAATGGGCTGAAAAACTGGAAAAATGGTTGAATCCAGCCAACCACCGTGACAGGAGAACTGGCATTGAATTTACACCACAACAAAAACAACTCACCATACCTAAACCAGGACACCGCAGGCTCCGTGGTGCAGCTGGTAGTGGTAAAACACTGGTATTAGCTCACAGGGCAGCTAAACTAGCTGCCCAAAATAAAAGAGTCTTGGTAGTTACCTACAATCGTAATTTATGGTATTTCATTAAAGAAATGATAAATGACAGTCCCTACAATTTCAACTGGTCCAACATCACCTTCAGACACTTCCATGGATTCTGCAAGGACCTGTTAAATGAATTATCTTTGACCACACCATCCCGGTTTGATAATATTGTTACGGTACTGGAAGGGGAACTTAAGAAAATAATGGAAAACCCCATTATGAGTAAAATCCTTGAAAAATTCAAATACGACGCCATATTAATTGATGAAGGACAGGATTACAGTTGGGAGTGGTATAATTTCCTGTCGAAGTTTTTAAATAATCGGAATGAGCTTTTTCTGGTTTGTGATGAGAAGCAGAATATATACGGGCGTGAATTATCCTGGATTGATGGTAAGATGGAAAATGTCCAGTTCCGTGGCAGGTGGTCCGAGCTTAACACCATCCACCGTTTGCCCGGGAAGATATCTAAGCTGGCCAATAAATTCAGCAAAGAGTTTGGATTAACCTCATCAGTGCAATTTGATAATGAACAGGCCTTACTTTTTAATGATCGTTCATCTTTTTTTAGATGGGAAAATATTCTGGCAAAAGAATGGCTTATTAATGTTTATGAAGCTTATAAGACATTCAATCACCAGATGAGGCATTCGAAAAAGAGGTTTAAACCATCACAGATTGTGATACTCCTTCCCAAAAATCATATGGGAACCGAACTGGTGGAATTTTTCGATAATTATTCCATACCCTGTGACCATGTATTCCTTACCAGAAATGAATCCAGGTGGCGTAATAAAAAAATCTCCTCCATAACCGATGAACGACTAAAGATAAGTACAATACACCAATTTAAAGGTTGGGAATCACCTAATGTTATTCTTTTAATACCTGAACACTGGAATGGTGGCCATAAAAACTTGGATTCAGTGGTTTACACCGCCATGACGCGTACACTTCAGAATTTGATTGTTTTAAATTGCAATGACCGGTACCGTGGATTTGGGGATGATATTAATATATAA
- a CDS encoding magnesium transporter: MEQPLDYQEKTAGRNMVTDVPVFSENDTLKDIEDFLIDRSSQFNSLDYIYLTDKINTLVGVISIKDLLVTVDKTLKASKIMVSNLVTAQVDTDQERLVYLALSHGLKSIPVVNEEGGFMGVVPYDTILQIFNHEVQSDVFKFGGIFHRIGDEYTSIHSSAIHMIRSRLPWLIIGVIGGTLAASLIAQFEELLSSFIALASFIPVMVYMSDAAGAQTEALIIRSMALDTKLNVRKYLTREVVVATVLAAISGLFAAFMAYVTRQNLILGVIIFFALFLSIIASVTINTLAPLILRKFKYDPALATGPLATIFSDIATLAIYLAVAMTLLGN; this comes from the coding sequence ATGGAACAACCATTAGATTATCAGGAAAAGACTGCAGGGCGGAATATGGTAACGGATGTGCCAGTATTCAGTGAAAATGACACCCTGAAAGATATTGAAGATTTTCTCATTGACCGATCATCTCAGTTTAACAGCCTTGATTATATTTACCTTACTGATAAAATTAACACCCTGGTTGGGGTTATTTCAATCAAAGATCTTCTGGTTACTGTGGATAAAACCCTGAAAGCCAGTAAAATCATGGTGAGTAACCTGGTCACTGCACAGGTAGACACAGATCAGGAGAGACTTGTTTACCTGGCTCTATCTCATGGTCTCAAATCAATACCTGTAGTGAATGAAGAGGGTGGATTTATGGGTGTGGTTCCTTATGATACCATACTACAGATATTCAACCACGAGGTACAAAGTGATGTGTTCAAGTTTGGAGGTATATTCCACAGAATAGGAGATGAGTACACCAGCATACACTCATCAGCCATCCACATGATTCGTTCACGTCTTCCCTGGTTAATAATTGGGGTTATCGGTGGAACACTTGCTGCTTCTTTAATTGCACAGTTTGAAGAACTTTTAAGCAGTTTCATTGCCCTGGCCAGTTTCATACCAGTGATGGTTTATATGAGTGATGCTGCTGGAGCACAGACTGAAGCACTTATAATACGCAGCATGGCCCTGGACACAAAACTCAACGTAAGGAAATATTTAACCCGTGAAGTGGTGGTGGCAACTGTCCTCGCAGCAATTTCAGGACTATTTGCCGCATTTATGGCATACGTCACCAGACAAAACCTGATTCTCGGTGTTATCATCTTTTTTGCCCTTTTTTTAAGCATCATTGCATCAGTTACCATAAATACACTGGCACCACTTATTTTAAGAAAATTCAAATATGATCCTGCACTGGCCACAGGTCCTCTGGCTACCATATTCAGTGATATCGCCACCCTGGCCATATATTTAGCAGTAGCCATGACTTTACTTGGAAATTAA
- a CDS encoding DUF488 family protein, with protein MSTIIFTIGHSNHPFSRFIELIQKQGIQMVVDVRSRPYSKYTPYYSKKPLEEGLKEYQVEYLYLGNKIGGKPDDAKFYHDGELLYHLMEEDEKYQEGLKILLEISRDNRIVIMCSEEDPYHCHRHHLISQSLLKNNFQITHIRGNGNLEKVRSDYQTRLF; from the coding sequence ATGTCAACTATAATTTTCACAATAGGCCACAGCAACCACCCATTTTCCAGGTTCATAGAGTTAATCCAGAAACAGGGTATCCAGATGGTGGTGGATGTTCGAAGTAGACCTTACAGTAAATACACTCCCTATTACAGTAAAAAACCTCTGGAAGAAGGATTGAAAGAGTACCAGGTTGAGTACCTTTATTTGGGGAATAAGATTGGTGGAAAGCCAGATGATGCCAAATTCTACCATGATGGTGAACTCCTCTACCACCTCATGGAAGAGGATGAAAAGTATCAGGAAGGACTTAAAATACTCCTGGAGATTTCTCGGGACAATCGAATTGTTATTATGTGCAGTGAAGAGGATCCATACCACTGCCATCGCCACCACCTCATCAGCCAATCACTACTTAAAAACAACTTCCAAATAACTCATATAAGGGGTAATGGTAATCTGGAGAAAGTTAGAAGTGATTACCAGACCAGATTATTCTAA
- a CDS encoding FtsX-like permease family protein, whose amino-acid sequence MLDIAFKDFKAKKGRTAMCIIGVMVCVLLIGTVNLVLYEMESGLKGDLGTVNGKLYFEKNGTSFPPYASIIPESLGNEVLDRSEVNHDKSTKALFAPIQGSNDTRYTMIVGVTPGKEQAFIENTTVTGKSSLVGESDNAVIMGSEAAKTYNATVGSDITVQGNQYHVIGIMKQVGTGWPLTIDSSMVMSLPHAQSVMEMPSLISTVIIIPSGSIDSAETSLQDAYPSYSIYSQNDTQKTLDDNLSQIRIFMNMISLFIFVVSVIIIMIVMMMSVKERTREIGTMRAIGTRKRSILALIIYESLILSLIGGVLGIILMSPTFSILGVLMGASDVNFLSFNIPSAIVTQVLVIVFIIGTFSGLIPAYLATRISPIDALRYE is encoded by the coding sequence ATGTTGGATATCGCTTTTAAAGATTTTAAGGCCAAAAAAGGCCGTACTGCCATGTGTATAATTGGGGTTATGGTGTGTGTTTTACTCATAGGCACCGTAAACCTGGTTTTATATGAAATGGAATCAGGACTCAAAGGAGACCTGGGAACAGTTAACGGAAAATTGTACTTTGAAAAAAACGGAACCAGTTTCCCACCCTATGCCAGTATAATCCCGGAAAGTCTGGGAAATGAAGTCCTGGATCGCTCGGAGGTTAACCATGATAAAAGTACCAAAGCACTCTTTGCACCCATTCAGGGAAGTAATGATACCCGTTACACCATGATCGTGGGGGTCACACCGGGTAAGGAGCAGGCCTTCATAGAAAACACCACTGTAACTGGTAAAAGTTCCTTGGTGGGTGAAAGCGATAATGCAGTTATCATGGGATCAGAGGCTGCCAAGACTTACAATGCCACTGTGGGTAGTGACATAACTGTTCAGGGAAACCAGTACCATGTGATTGGTATTATGAAACAGGTAGGTACAGGATGGCCCCTGACCATTGACAGTTCCATGGTCATGTCTCTTCCACATGCCCAATCTGTCATGGAAATGCCCAGCCTCATATCCACGGTTATCATCATACCCAGTGGATCCATAGACAGTGCAGAAACCAGCCTGCAGGATGCCTATCCCAGCTACAGCATTTACTCACAAAATGATACCCAGAAAACACTGGATGATAACCTCAGCCAGATCCGGATATTCATGAACATGATCAGTCTCTTTATCTTCGTGGTATCGGTGATTATCATCATGATCGTGATGATGATGTCGGTTAAGGAAAGAACCAGGGAAATAGGTACCATGAGGGCTATTGGAACGCGGAAACGATCAATTTTGGCACTTATAATTTATGAATCCCTGATCCTGAGCCTGATCGGTGGTGTTCTTGGAATCATACTCATGTCCCCCACCTTCAGTATACTGGGAGTGTTAATGGGCGCATCTGATGTGAACTTCCTGAGTTTCAACATACCCAGTGCCATCGTCACCCAGGTTCTGGTGATTGTCTTTATAATTGGAACCTTCAGCGGGCTCATACCTGCCTATCTGGCCACCCGTATCAGCCCTATAGATGCCCTGAGATATGAATAG
- a CDS encoding phospholipase D-like domain-containing protein has protein sequence MNLEELSQITELKLLGMGQALPHILQSISMAKQSILIVGPWLDSYFTGEIINSLTSPEIKLRFIVRIDKDDSIDGKTLSALNLAREKINDFQARTLPNLHSKVILIDQEIFYMGSTNWYWYSLHESLEVTLTGETSIIPNIITQMNSYWDKATPLTLDDLKDYHDLEPIMKDINGWFLK, from the coding sequence ATGAACTTGGAAGAATTGTCTCAAATTACTGAGTTGAAACTCCTGGGGATGGGTCAGGCCCTGCCCCACATCCTGCAGAGCATCTCAATGGCAAAACAAAGCATATTGATAGTTGGGCCCTGGCTTGATTCTTATTTTACAGGTGAAATCATTAATTCATTAACCTCCCCTGAAATAAAGTTAAGATTTATTGTCCGTATAGATAAGGATGACTCTATTGATGGAAAGACCCTTTCTGCCCTTAACTTAGCCCGTGAAAAAATCAACGACTTCCAGGCACGAACCCTCCCTAACCTCCACTCCAAAGTTATTCTAATTGATCAGGAAATATTCTACATGGGCAGTACTAACTGGTACTGGTACAGCCTCCATGAATCACTGGAAGTTACTTTAACCGGTGAAACATCCATTATACCAAATATAATCACCCAAATGAATAGTTACTGGGATAAAGCTACTCCCTTAACCCTGGATGATTTGAAGGATTACCATGATCTTGAACCAATTATGAAGGATATTAATGGATGGTTTTTAAAGTAA
- a CDS encoding Hsp20/alpha crystallin family protein, which yields MNEKKGVDTMFNDMIKTIKEKQVDLDNAIAEYTGAPVKPAMDVMETEDDITVKTDLPGFNREDIKIDLTEDTLEITADFSKQTEEEGEEEGVTFHRKERRFGSAARTYILPAKVKIDDVTAQFKDGVLTVTMPKLEKKETFNVKID from the coding sequence ATGAATGAGAAGAAAGGTGTGGACACCATGTTCAATGACATGATTAAAACCATTAAGGAAAAACAGGTGGATCTGGACAATGCCATTGCCGAGTACACTGGTGCACCGGTTAAACCAGCCATGGATGTCATGGAAACTGAAGATGATATCACTGTTAAAACTGATCTACCTGGCTTTAATCGTGAAGACATAAAAATCGACCTCACCGAGGACACCCTTGAAATCACCGCTGATTTTTCTAAACAAACCGAAGAAGAAGGTGAAGAAGAGGGAGTAACCTTCCACCGGAAAGAAAGACGGTTTGGATCAGCTGCCAGGACTTACATACTCCCAGCCAAGGTAAAAATTGATGATGTCACCGCCCAGTTCAAAGATGGAGTTCTCACGGTAACCATGCCCAAACTGGAGAAGAAGGAAACCTTCAATGTCAAGATCGATTAG